A single region of the Pyricularia oryzae 70-15 chromosome 4, whole genome shotgun sequence genome encodes:
- a CDS encoding SNF2 family ATP-dependent chromatin-remodeling factor snf21 yields MEERDDDPFNFDTERLVKELCTDNRSWKPSQPEKCPNRVLLEAKIRESEADGEFLIWESEESGSFKDVYDQFEIKKVPHKRFIRQAAEHFRKRSRKYKQKLAELRGKDPAEDDLPAELPAFAQATAATVAPEPAQKKRRIAPTQLSETPVHAEPVRILTEADVIKHADASSINRKVATVKLSKCRNAPRYQYYSAAPITSSHFEPDLDDDDREFQFASGTYDNLPGHSLAISRGIQRYFGVRLKTETTLPQDEEHPLFGESGSEAGYDSDTMQEIEAEKTERAHASQQSQTERREDVAEALRAVLSDLEVQWRTEKLPKLNAKANKIWNEARSRRSSRINMIEKAKITSHHLQARLAKMCTQIEEDPNFRSKDVVTVRQAFENTVYEKLETEWRADLLSRTSEPERVVTRRVRREKAPRVVLEDGVEGDVLTSDSDSDGFIVEDAMENAPQGKEEKEEETSAAGEHEADSAPSPIDLTLDTPKKPRDDSSASDISDEEPSPSKKRRVKRDKAAQDMRDLDRRRMEEQEERSRELRAQLAKSDMSGLQSRLIINEAKKASQGFIYVPEPIAQNIKDHQIEGVRFMWNQVVNDDRSQGCLLAHTMGLGKTVQVICLLVAIQHAAQSPDPSVVSQIPKELQRSQTLVLCPPGLLNNWLDEFSRWVEPYDALGRIYKIDSEIPAEARAASIEPWVNTGGILLMGYSLFRSLVSSGDSKMQTWLTELPSIVVADEAHTIKNERSKISEAMANFKAKAKIAMTGSPLANSVGDYFSMINWVAPNYLGPRKEFTHFFASPIQEGLFVDSSPAEKRRAMKLLKALKDTVSPKVHRMTTTALRGQLPEKREYVIVVPLTEYQKSAYEVYMRWVATRADATTVSLLGYICQLSTLLVHPRIFLQYFVELANEYDKDVRKSDSGREIPRHVIGNLIAEVNRRDIHNLDHSYKITVLTRILDEAKRVGDKVLIFSSRIPVLNFLENLMKMQKRPYSRLDGETKISTRQASVANFNANNDEVYLISTNAGGVGLNIQGANRVVMMDFQWQPANEQQAIGRAYRIGQTKPVYVYWLIVGGTYEPKLHAAAIFKTQLASRVVDKKNPNPHAPKVKTWMQPPEIVKREEATLVKVRGSDPEVLDHILDSPTSGQICKIMIGDIFEQEEPDHQLSPEELKEAVDLVKMNRLRITNPEEYNRLMQPALVPAHPFPGPLNIAAVHPHGHAPMALNSQQVTGLREQGGGDVGMKPRTPSKMHLPRTSTSTTSYLPHEAGPGYPLPLPKANTEVMGQGPTTTEAGSEQVPPIPGAGTFTKPQPQERGPIKTGALGTDWGDRFLQEALKTMWGTSLMTRDLYKLAIQVQRAIEAKNLSGLPGLNSLRLLLLAFQDETILECVLSGQLQIDRLVTAKKAEFDAQLAKAKGEAPSQDGPGSNTLPVPQPTASITSGLGLIPTQARVLNATASPSPVLPPTTEKSSSGSHSTDSIRGSISGPKSPGSTAQNPLTNPVRPSQSNPGSSTKQSRPNRTGLNPHAQTPSQATQEILDRKAKKKKKKKLKLKTETEREPRLPEWANKVSGGMASESTNRDTRSSLSRLGDSKDTPMVLDDD; encoded by the exons ATGGAGGAAAGGGATGACGATCCGTTCAACTTTGATACGGAACGCTTGGTGAAAGAGCTTTGTACAGACAACCGCTCTTGGAAGCCGTCCCAGCCAGAAAAATGTCCCAATCGAGTATTACTAGAGGCCAAGATTCGTGAATCAGAGGCAGATGGGGAGTTTCTTATCTGGGAATCAGAGGAGTCCGGGTCTTTCAAAGACGTCTATGATCAGTTTGAGATCAAAAAGGTCCCTCACAAACGGTTTATAAGACAAGCGGCTGAGCATTTTCGAAAGAGAAGCCGGAAGTACAAGCAGAAGCTCGCGGAGCTGCGGGGCAAGGACCCAGCAGAGGACGATTTGCCTGCAGAGCTGCCGGCATTTGCTCAAGCCACTGCCGCAACCGTTGCTCCCGAACCGGCTCAGAAGAAAAGACGAATAGCCCCGACACAGCTATCAGAAACGCCAGTACACGCAGAACCAGTCCGCATCCTCACCGAAGCCGATGTTATTAAACACGCGGACGCTTCCAGCATTAATCGCAAGGTCGCAACAGTCAAACTTTCGAAGTGTCGGAACGCACCACGATATCAATACTATTCCGCAGCCCCTATAACATCATCCCACTTTGAACCCGACCTAGATGATGACGACAGGGAATTTCAGTTTGCATCAGGCACTTATGACAATCTTCCTGGTCACAGTTTGGCCATCAGTCGAGGCATTCAGCGGTACTTTGGAGTTCGTTTGAAGACAGAAACCACGCTACCGCAAGATGAAGAACACCCACTCTTCGGTGAATCTGGCTCGGAGGCCGGGTACGACAGCGACACTATGCAGGAGATAGAGGCGGAGAAAACCGAGCGCGCCCACGCATCTCAGCAATCCCAGACCGAGAGAAGAGAGGATGTGGCTGAAGCACTACGAGCCGTTCTTTCGGACCTGGAGGTACAGTGGCGTACAGAAAAGCTGCCGAAACTGAATGCGAAAGCCAACAAAATCTGGAACGAGGCGCGGAGCCGAAGAAGCAGTCGAATCAACATGATTGAAAAGGCCAAAATCACGTCACACCATTTGCAGGCACGCCTGGCAAAAATGTGCACTCAAATCGAGGAAGACCCCAACTTCCGGTCAAAGGATGTGGTGACAGTTCGCCAAGCTTTTGAGAACACTGTCTATGAGAAGCTTGAGACAGAGTGGCGTGCGGATCTACTCTCCAGGACGTCTGAACCAGAACGTGTCGTTACGAGACGTGTCCGTCGGGAAAAGGCTCCCCGCGTTGTGCTCGAGGACGGCGTGGAAGGCGATGTACTGACCAGCGATAGCGACTCGGACGGATTCATCGTGGAAGATGCTATGGAAAATGCTCCACAgggaaaagaggaaaaagaagaggaaACATCAGCAGCTGGGGAACACGAGGCTGACTCTGCGCCATCTCCGATTGATCTTACACTCGACACCCCTAAGAAACCCCGCGACGATTCTTCGGCAAGTGACATTTCGGATGAGGAGCCCTCACCATCTAAGAAGCGGAGAGTCAAGCGTGACAAAGCTGCCCAGGATATGCGAGATCTTGACAGGCGTAGAATGGAGGAGCAAGAAGAAAGGTCCCGAGAATTGCGTGCCCAGCTTGCCAAATCGGATATGTCTGGCCTTCAGTCTCGTCTGATTATCAACGAAGCTAAGAAGGCTTCTCAGGGCTTCATCTACGTCCCTGAACCTATCGCCCAAAATATCAAAGACCATCAAATCGAGGGCGTCCGCTTTATGTGGAACCAGGTTGTGAATGATGATCGTTCACAGGGCTGTTTACTGGCTCACACGATGGGCTTAGGAAAGACTGTTCAGGTCATTTGCCTTCTGGTGGCTATCCAGCATGCCGCACAATCCCCCGATCCCTCTGTTGTTTCTCAGATTCCAAAGGAACTCCAGAGGTCACAAACTTTGGTTCTTTGCCCGCCTGGCCTCCTGAACAACTGGCTGGATGAATTCAGTCGCTGGGTAGAGCCCTACGACGCACTTGGCAGGATCTACAAGATCGATTCAGAAATCCCCGCCGAAGCAAGGGCTGCTTCGATAGAGCCTTGGGTCAACACAGGGGGTATTTTGTTGATGGGATATAGCCTTTTTAGGAGTCTTGTCAGCTCTGGAGACAGCAAGATGCAGACTTGGCTAACAGAACTACCAAGCATTGTAGTTGCCGACGAGGCTCATACTATCAAAAACGAAAGGTCTAAAATATCGGAGGCAATGGCGAATTTCAAAGCAAAGGCTAAAATCGCCATGACCGGTTCCCCATTGGCCAATTCGGTAGGAGACTACTTCTCCATGATCAACTGGGTTGCACCCAACTATCTGGGCCCACGCAAGGAGTTTACACACTTTTTCGCCTCGCCGATCCAGGAGGGTTTGTTTGTGGACAGCAGTCCTGCGGAGAAGAGGCGAGCGATGAAACTTCTCAAGGCTTTGAAGGACACCGTTTCGCCCAAAGTGCACCGGATGACCACGACTGCTCTCAGAGGCCAACTGCCCGAAAAGAGAGAGTACGTGATTGTGGTTCCTCTTACCGAATACCAAAAGAGCGCATACGAAGTCTACATGCGCTGGGTAGCTACTCGAGCTGATGCGACCACTGTCAGCTTGCTTGGCTATATCTGCCAGCTGAGTACGCTTCTGGTCCACCCTCGAATCTTCCTCCAATACTTTGTCGAACTCGCGAATGAGTACGACAAAGACGTTAGGAAAAGCGACAGTGGAAGAGAGATTCCCAGGCATGTCATTGGCAACCTTATTGCGGAAGTCAACCGCAGAGATATCCACAACCTTGATCATTCGTACAAGATTACCGTTTTGACTAGGATCTTGGACGAGGCAAAACGGGTCGGAGATAAGGTATTAATATTCAGCAGTCGGATCCCAGTACTCAACTTTCTCGAAAACCTCATGAAGATGCAGAAGAGGCCGTACTCGAGACTGGATGGTGAAACGAAAATTTCTACCCGGCAAGCTTCGGTCGCAAATTTCAATGCCAACAATGACGAGGTCTACCTCATATCGACAAACGCCGGTGGTGTTGGACTTAATATCCAGGGCGCAAATCGCGTAGTGATGATGGACTTTCAGTGGCAACCCGCGAACGAACAACAGGCCATCGGACGAGCCTACCGTATCGGTCAAACGAAACCAGTCTACGTCTACTGGCTCATCGTTGGGGGCACCTACGAGCCAAAACTTCACGCGGCCGCTATCTTCAAAACCCAGCTTGCATCGCGCGTCGTTGACAAGAAGAACCCCAACCCGCATGCTCCAAAGGTCAAAACTTGGATGCAACCGCCGGAGATTGTCAAGCGCGAGGAAGCGACTCTAGTTAAGGTCAGAGGGTCTGATCCTGAAGTGCTTGATCACATCTTGGACTCTCCGACGAGTGGCCAAATCTGCAAGATTATGATAGGAGACATATTCGAGCAGGAGGAGCCAGATCACCAGTTGTCACCCGAAGAACTGAAAGAGGCCGTGGATCTCGTCAAGATGAACCGGCTTCGCATTACTAACCCAGAGGAGTATAACCGTCTTATGCAGCCTGCTCTCGTGCCAGCGCATCCCTTTCCCGGCCCACTCAATATCGCAGCCGTGCACCCGCATGGGCACGCGCCAATGGCCTTGAATTCTCAGCAGGTCACTGGGTTGCGAGAGCAAGGTGGTGGCGATGTTGGCATGAAACCCAGAACACCTTCAAAGATGCATTTACCGAGGACAAGCACCTCGACGACTTCATATTTGCCACACGAGGCCGGGCCTGGGTATCCGTTACCGTTGCCGAAAGCAAATACAGAGGTTATGGGCCAAGGTCCAACAACCACCGAAGCAGGTAGTGAACAGGTTCCGCCAATACCTGGTGCCGGCACCTTTACTAAACCTCAGCCCCAGGAGCGAGGCCCCATTAAGACAGGGGCTTTGGGAACCGATTGGGGTGATAGATTTCTACAAGAAGCACTAAAAACAATGTGGGGTACCAGCCTTATGACGAGGGACCTGTACAAGCTTGCAATACAAGTACAAAGGGCCATTGAAGCTAAAAACCTCTCTGGTCTTCCTGGCCTTAACTCTTTACGgctcctgctgctggctTTCCAGGATGAGACAATTTTGGAGTGTGTTTTGTCAGGTCAATTACAAATAGACCGACTGGTAACCGCGAAGAAAGCCGAGTTCGATGCTCAGCTCGCAAAGGCAAAAGGAGAGGCACCATCGCAAGATGGACCGGGAAGTAATACTTTGCCAGTGCCACAACCGACTGCATCGATAACTTCAGGTTTGGGTTTGATTCCCACGCAAGCTCGTGTGCTCAATGCGACGGCCTCACCGAGTCCGGTATTACCACCCACGACTGAAAAGTCAAGCTCTGGGTCGCACAGCACAGATTCGATACGAGGGTCAATCTCTGGGCCCAAATCACCAGGCTCCACGGCCCAGAAT CCACTCACGAATCCTGTTCGACCCAGTCAGTCGAACCCCGGAAGCAGCACGAAGCAATCGAGACCGAATAGGACGGGCCTCAACCCACATGCTCAGACGCCCTCCCAGGCTACGCAAGAAATTTTGGATCGGAaggcaaaaaagaagaagaagaagaaactgAAGCTCAAGACGGAGACAGAAAGAGAGCCTCGTTTGCCTGAATGGGCCAACAAGGTATCCGGTGGGATGGCCTCAGAGTCCACGAATCGGGACACACGGAGTAGTTTGTCACGGCTTGGGGACAGCAAAGACACTCCAATGGTTTTGGACGATGACTAG
- a CDS encoding 5-aminolevulinate synthase → MDAVLRQSKALCPFLKKASPATLRQLSTASAPARPRVSPCGGTISKLQLLAHRCPVMGQAMAVQSAKAGTKLPVGLAKIHTSRSQDARAVDGPVVASRENVPFPPKAASGRSAASSNPAANASPAAGHPGKKFSYERFYESELQKKHKDKSYRYFNNINRLAKEFPRAHMSDKEDKVTVWCANDYLGMGRNPRVLSKMHETLDEYGAGAGGTRNISGHNRHAVELEGTIAKLHAKDSALVFSSCYVANDATLATLGSKMPDCVILSDSLNHASMIQGIRHSGTKKIVFKHNDVADLEAKLASLPLHVPKIIAFESVYSMCGSIGPIEEICDLADKYGAITFLDEVHAVGMYGPHGAGVAEHLDFEAHKAGRPRGTIMDRIDIITGTLGKAYGCVGGYIAGSAKLIDMIRSLAPGFIFTTSLPPATMAGARAAIEYQMEHDGDRRLQQLHTRAVKEALQHRDIPVIPNPSHIIPILVGNAELAKRASDMLLSDYQIYVQSINYPTVPVGQERLRVTPTPGHVKEFRDDLVVAVDAIWTKLGIKRTSEWAAEGGFIGVGEEGSEAQAQPLWTDAQLGIEQAAKEIMALGTAPTGCFTESLIEREGAALGRGSMAAAA, encoded by the exons ATGGACGCCGTACTTCGTCAGTCCAAGGCCTTGTGCCCCTTCCTCAAGAAGGCGTCGCCGGCCACTCTGCGGCAGCTCTCGACAGCATCTGCACCGGCCAGGCCCCGTGTGTCACCATGTGGTGGTACCATCTCCAAGCTGCAGCTGCTGGCGCACCGGTGCCCCGTCATGGGCCAGGCAATGGCTGTCCAGTCGGCTAAGGCGGGTACGAAGCTGCCCGTCGGCCTGGCCAAGATACACACTTCGCGGAGCCAGGATGCTAGGGCCGTTGACGGGCCTGTCGTTGCTTCTCGCGAGAACG TGCCCTTCCCGCCCAAGGCTGCTTCCGGCCGATCCGCCGCCTCGTCGAACCCCGCCGCGAACGCCTCCCCGGCCGCCGGCCACCCGGGCAAGAAGTTTTCCTATGAGCGATTCTACGAATCCGAACTGCAGAAGAAGCACAAGGACAAATCGTACCGCTACTTCAACAACATCAACCGCCTGGCCAAGGAGTTCCCCCGCGCTCACATGTCGGACAAGGAGGACAAGGTGACCGTTTGGTGCGCCAACGACTACCTGGGCATGGGCCGCAACCCCAGGGTCTTGTCCAAGATGCACGAGACGCTCGATGAGTACGGTGCTGGCGCCGGTGGTACTCGCAACATCTCTGGCCACAACCGCCACGCTGTCGAGCTCGAGGGTACCATCGCCAAGTTGCACGCCAAGGATTCTGCGCTGGTTTTCAGCTCCTGCTATGTTGCCAACGATGCCACACTCGCCACTCTGGGTAGCAAAATGCCGGATTGTGTGATCCTGTCGGACAGCCTAAACCATGCTTCCATGATCCAGGGTATCCGCCATTCCGGCACCAAGAAAATCGTCTTCAAGCACAACGACGTAGCGGACCTCGAGGCCAAGCTGGCATCCCTGCCGCTACATGTGCCCAAGATCATCGCCTTTGAGTCAGTTTACAGCATGTGCGGCTCCATCGGCCCCATTGAGGAGATTTGCGATTTGGCCGACAAGTATGGTGCTATCACCTTCCTCGACGAAGTTCACGCCGTTGGTATGTACGGCCCACACGGAGCCGGCGTGGCTGAGCACCTCGACTTTGAGGCCCATAAGGCCGGCCGGCCCCGCGGCACCATCATGGACCGTATCGATATTATCACCGGAACGCTTGGCAAAGCTTACGGCTGCGTTGGCGGCTACATCGCCGGTTCGGCCAAGCTCATCGACATGATCCGCTCGCTCGCGCCAGGCTTCATCTTCACCACCTCTCTTCCGCCTGCGACCATGGCCGGTGCTCGCGCCGCCATTGAATACCAGATGGAGCACGACGGCGACCGCAGGCTGCAGCAGCTGCACACGCGCGCCGTCAAGGAGGCTCTTCAACATCGAGATATCCCCGTCATCCCGAACCCGTCTCACATCATCCCGATCCTCGTTGGCAACGCCGAGCTCGCAAAGCGCGCCTCGGACATGCTGCTGTCTGACTACCAGATCTACGTACAGTCCATCAACTACCCGACCGTGCCCGTCGGCCAGGAGAGACTGCGCGTCACCCCCACTCCCGGCCACGTCAAGGAGTTCCGTGACGACCTCGTCGTTGCCGTCGACGCTATCTGGACCAAGCTCGGCATCAAGCGCACCTCAGAGTGGGCTGCCGAGGGCGGCTTCATCGGTGTCGGCGAGGAGGGTTCCGAGGCCCAGGCGCAGCCGCTGTGGACCGATGCCCAACTCGGCATCgagcaggccgccaaggagaTCATGGCCTTGGGCACTGCCCCGACCGGCTGCTTCACCGAGTCGCTTATCGAGCGCGAGGGCGCGGCTCTGGGCCGCGGCAGCATGGCGGCTGCTGCCTAA
- a CDS encoding histone H3-like centromeric protein cse-4, with the protein MPPQKVKKAGAKKTVPGASRDSGVMPGDPIPQKKSRRYRPGTLALREIRRYQKSTDLLMRKLPFARLVREVALSVRPVDEGFRWQSHAILALQEAAEAFLVKLFEDTNLCAIHAKRVTIMQKDIQLARRIRADGI; encoded by the exons ATGCCACCACAAAAAGTAAAGAAGGCAGGGGCCAAAAAAACCGTCCCAGGCGCATCAAGAGACAGCGGGGTAATGC CTGGCGACCCGATCCCACAAAAGAAGTCGAGACGCTATCGCCCGGGCACCCTCGCTCTGCGCGAGATCAGGCGTTACCAAAAGAGCACCGACCTGCTTATGCGCAAGCTTCCCTTTGCCCGCCTGGTGCGCGAGGTCGCACTCAGCGTCCGCCCCGTCGACGAGGGCTTCAGGTGGCAGTCTCACGCAATCCTGGCCCTGcaggaggccgccgaggcctTTTTGGTCAAGCTGTTTGAGGACACGAACCTGTGCGCCATCCACGCCAAGCGCGTCACCATCATGCAAAAGGATATACAGCTTGCCAGGCGGATACGTGCCGATGGCATTTGA
- a CDS encoding derlin-2.1: MDQMMGDNGRFPLEEWFWDMPVCTRWWTTATVLTSALVQFKWVNAFQLFYSFRAVFANNQYWRLLTTFFYFGPFSLDLMFHIYFMQRYCRLLEESSGRSAHFSWLLLYAMTSLLIISPLVSMPFLGHPLSSTLVYIWSRRNPDVRLSFLGLLVFTAPYLPWVLMGFSLVLHGTVPKDEIMGVVIGHIWYFFADVYPPLHGGSRPLDPPMFWRRMFEGPAAAREDTAEEVPPREFIAAGAGDGARQEQPLPGL; the protein is encoded by the exons ATGGATCAGATGATGGGAGACAATGGCCGGTTTCCATTGGAGGAGTGGTTTTGGGACATGCCCGTATGCACGCGGTGGTGGACGACTGCAACGGTCCTCACCAGCGCTCTGGTGCAGTTCAAATGGGTAAACGCCTTTCAGCTCTTCTACAGCTTCCGCGCAGTATTTGCAAACAACCAA TATTGGCGCCTACTCACGACATTCTTCTACTTCGGGCCCTTTTCCCTCGACCTCATGTTTCACATCTACTTTATGCAGCGGTACTGCCGCCTTCTCGAGGAGTCATCCGGCCGCTCCGCCCACTTCTCATGGCTGCTGCTGTATGCCATGACGTCGCTCCTCATCATCTCGCCCCTGGTCTCGATGcccttcctcggccacccgcTGTCGTCGACCCTCGTCTACATCTGGTCGCGCCGCAACCCGGATGTCCGCCTCAGCTTCCTAGGCCTCCTCGTCTTCACTGCGCCCTACCTGCCCTGGGTCCTGATGGGCTTCAGCCTGGTTCTGCACGGCACCGTGCCCAAGGACGAGATCATGGGCGTCGTCATCGGCCACATCTGGTACTTTTTTGCAGACGTCTACCCGCCACTACACGGCGGCTCGAGGCCGCTCGACCCGCCAATGTTTTGGAGAAGGATGTTTGAGGGCCCCGCTGCCGCCAGGGAGGACACGGCAGAAGAGGTGCCCCCACGCGAGTTCATAgccgctggtgctggcgatgGAGCCCGTCAGGAACAGCCTCTGCCAGGATTATGA